Proteins encoded in a region of the Flavobacterium sp. MDT1-60 genome:
- a CDS encoding DUF3871 family protein: MELLRIESRPTIQFNTEPQQLILNTPNVPRTPALFKAPPFEVKPFIEANTTEINLAHLKNNCVIPVFSKDNERTIAHQEFIEIVIGCASKVYPNHVFEKPEIRVSHEIKGRIPEAIQKQAKDLLEHERTQYFERMAFIVRIPSITETINGNEMSLVIGGVRSYNLENLYSKKSFEKFKFFIGFQVKVCCNLCVSTDGFTEEMRVTSYVELQSKIIEVLQNYNAEKHVVQMKELSEQSLTEHQFAQLLGRARLYHHLPKKDKLNIPALNFNDGQINVVAKDYYDSENFSRNSDGDLNLWNMYNLFTQANKSSYIDTFVDRNVNAFDFSKGISKALNGSGNYHWFLS; this comes from the coding sequence ATGGAACTACTACGCATAGAATCTAGACCAACAATTCAGTTTAATACTGAACCTCAGCAATTAATCTTGAATACTCCTAATGTGCCTAGGACTCCTGCTCTATTTAAAGCACCTCCTTTTGAAGTTAAACCATTTATAGAAGCAAATACTACCGAAATTAATCTTGCACATTTAAAGAACAATTGTGTTATACCAGTATTCTCAAAGGATAATGAAAGAACAATTGCGCATCAGGAATTTATAGAAATTGTAATAGGATGTGCTAGTAAAGTGTATCCTAATCATGTCTTTGAAAAGCCTGAAATACGAGTTTCCCATGAAATAAAAGGTAGAATTCCTGAAGCTATACAAAAGCAAGCAAAGGATTTACTTGAGCATGAAAGAACTCAGTATTTTGAAAGAATGGCTTTCATTGTTAGAATTCCTAGTATCACAGAAACAATTAATGGCAATGAAATGTCTCTTGTAATAGGTGGGGTTCGAAGTTATAATCTCGAGAATTTATACAGCAAGAAATCTTTCGAGAAGTTTAAGTTCTTTATAGGTTTTCAGGTCAAGGTTTGTTGCAATTTATGCGTGAGTACTGATGGCTTTACGGAAGAAATGAGGGTAACTAGTTATGTGGAACTACAGTCAAAGATTATCGAAGTTCTTCAGAATTATAATGCTGAAAAGCATGTAGTACAAATGAAAGAACTTTCCGAGCAATCTCTTACAGAACATCAGTTTGCTCAATTGCTAGGCAGAGCTAGATTATACCACCACTTACCCAAAAAGGACAAATTAAATATTCCTGCACTAAATTTTAATGACGGACAGATCAATGTTGTTGCTAAAGATTACTATGACAGCGAAAACTTTAGTAGAAATTCAGATGGAGATTTGAATCTATGGAATATGTATAACCTTTTCACGCAGGCTAATAAAAGCAGTTATATTGATACATTCGTAGACAGGAATGTAAATGCCTTTGATTTTTCAAAAGGCATTTCAAAAGCACTAAATGGTAGTGGTAATTACCATTGGTTTTTGAGTTGA
- a CDS encoding DEAD/DEAH box helicase — MEELIENIEIKDSFNLEETFEVYKLCSQFIVEDEQKAQKIIINVLNNRNKFDKKLDLILSDLVEAVGFYPYLKKENLSLESTDSLIRKEYHYSNNVDKFLHEDQKHLLSLLNSEKNVIVSAPTSFGKSLLIEEFVASRKFKNIIIIQPTLALLDETRRKLLKYDEFYKIIVRTSQEASIDKGNLFLFTAERVNEYKSFPNIDFLIIDEFYKLSTNRDDERADSLNNAFHYIIKKFNSKFYLLGPNIDGISDGFVEKYNAIFYVTKSSLVDTKVFDYYTPNKEIFEKTTHHLKKGYKEAVEFKEKTLFDLLISKKNEQTIIYCSSPNRVRSLSMKFCKYLIENGELESDVTLDIIEWIKENISENWSLIKLLNNKIGIHDGALQKHITTSIIDYFNNEFLNFLFCTTTIIEGVNTSAKNIIFYDSTKGRNTAIDFFDYSNIKGRAGRLMIHYKGNIYNFNPIPKNTQIIIDIPFFEQNPISDEILINLDQDEVKDIYSDQYKSIVDIPYSEKEVIKNNGVHVSGQRSIIEQLRNDIISKYNIIAWNRYPNKEQLSYVLELAWNNLRKESETGGQMTLRGLITVTQIYGYNQSIWNLVENTYSYLRKLNINQMKSDEEVRDDAIMQSFQTLKHWFEYKVPKWLAVINSLQEFVCNEKGLRSGNYSYFSSLIENDFLADNLTILAEFGVPSSAIRKLEKLLPPHLSQDEVIKRIKEDKIYENPIFINYERNKLINN, encoded by the coding sequence ATGGAAGAACTTATTGAAAATATCGAAATAAAAGACTCATTTAATCTAGAGGAAACATTTGAGGTTTATAAATTGTGCTCTCAGTTCATAGTTGAAGATGAGCAAAAAGCTCAAAAAATAATAATCAATGTTCTTAACAACAGGAATAAATTTGATAAAAAATTAGATTTAATATTAAGCGATTTAGTTGAAGCTGTTGGATTTTATCCATATCTTAAAAAAGAGAATTTGAGTCTAGAATCTACAGATTCGTTAATAAGAAAGGAATATCATTATTCTAACAATGTAGATAAATTTTTACATGAAGATCAAAAGCATTTATTGTCTTTATTGAATTCTGAAAAAAATGTTATTGTTAGTGCACCTACAAGTTTTGGGAAAAGTCTTCTTATTGAAGAATTTGTTGCCTCGAGAAAATTTAAAAATATTATTATAATACAGCCTACTTTAGCTCTTTTAGATGAGACAAGAAGAAAACTTTTAAAATATGATGAATTCTATAAAATCATAGTTAGAACTTCTCAAGAAGCCAGCATTGATAAAGGAAATTTATTTTTATTTACTGCTGAAAGAGTTAATGAATATAAGAGTTTTCCAAATATTGATTTTTTAATTATTGATGAATTTTATAAGCTAAGTACTAATAGAGATGACGAAAGAGCTGATTCTCTAAATAATGCATTCCATTATATTATTAAAAAATTTAATTCTAAATTTTATTTACTTGGACCTAATATAGATGGTATTTCAGATGGATTTGTTGAAAAGTACAATGCAATTTTTTATGTTACTAAATCGAGTTTAGTTGACACAAAGGTCTTTGACTATTACACTCCTAACAAGGAGATTTTTGAGAAAACTACCCATCATCTAAAAAAGGGCTACAAAGAAGCTGTAGAATTTAAGGAAAAAACCCTATTTGATTTATTGATTTCAAAAAAGAATGAACAAACCATAATATATTGTTCCTCTCCAAACAGAGTAAGATCATTATCCATGAAATTTTGTAAATATTTAATTGAAAATGGAGAGTTAGAATCAGATGTTACTTTAGATATAATTGAATGGATTAAAGAAAATATTTCGGAAAATTGGAGTTTAATAAAGTTGCTAAATAATAAAATTGGCATCCATGATGGAGCTTTGCAAAAACATATAACAACGTCAATAATAGATTATTTTAATAATGAATTTTTAAATTTTTTATTTTGTACAACAACTATCATTGAAGGGGTTAATACAAGCGCTAAAAATATTATTTTTTACGATTCAACTAAAGGAAGAAATACAGCAATTGATTTTTTTGACTACTCAAACATAAAAGGCAGAGCAGGAAGACTAATGATTCATTACAAAGGAAATATCTATAATTTTAATCCTATTCCTAAAAACACACAAATAATTATTGATATACCCTTTTTTGAACAAAATCCAATATCTGATGAAATTTTGATAAATTTAGATCAAGATGAAGTAAAAGATATTTATAGTGACCAATACAAATCAATTGTTGATATCCCATATTCAGAAAAAGAAGTTATTAAAAATAACGGTGTTCATGTATCGGGCCAAAGAAGTATTATTGAACAATTGAGGAATGATATAATTTCAAAATATAACATTATAGCATGGAATAGATATCCAAATAAAGAACAATTGAGTTATGTTTTAGAACTTGCTTGGAATAATCTAAGAAAAGAAAGTGAAACTGGAGGACAAATGACTTTAAGAGGATTAATAACAGTAACTCAAATTTATGGGTATAATCAAAGTATTTGGAATTTGGTTGAAAATACTTATAGTTACCTAAGAAAATTAAATATCAATCAGATGAAAAGTGATGAAGAAGTGAGAGATGATGCTATTATGCAGAGTTTCCAAACACTTAAACACTGGTTTGAGTATAAAGTCCCTAAATGGTTAGCAGTTATAAACTCATTGCAAGAGTTTGTTTGCAATGAAAAAGGTTTGCGTTCTGGTAACTACAGTTATTTTTCAAGTTTAATTGAAAATGATTTTTTAGCAGATAATTTAACTATATTGGCTGAATTTGGTGTTCCAAGTTCTGCAATTAGAAAATTAGAAAAACTATTACCTCCTCATCTGTCACAAGATGAGGTTATTAAGAGGATTAAAGAAGACAAAATTTATGAAAACCCCATATTTATTAATTATGAAAGAAATAAGCTAATCAATAATTAA
- a CDS encoding DUF1837 domain-containing protein: MATPFNSEKIISHKINEVELSTFLVGFDINDKGIKEYRIKSLIEKLTDVIHEFAFGYHEGTETPNTEILSKLSEAAKSIYKIDSFQKIKDLCDINSSIDDDVNDKYLRRGEFGELILHLLLRDFHKTTPLLSKIYFKDSFGHTVHGFDAVHIQEETKTLWLGESKLYLDGKRGIKALIKDIDEHFKSDYLNSEFLIISKKIKHFDNIPEKDYWIDLMSKSTKLIDQLDTINIPLLCTFNSNLFSDYDDETSAEFIDAYINQMRELKEYFDNNHNHPLKTKLNIILILFPVQNKVDLVKGLHKKLSLLQALSE, encoded by the coding sequence ATGGCAACACCATTTAATTCTGAAAAAATCATATCTCATAAAATCAATGAGGTGGAACTTAGTACTTTTTTAGTTGGATTTGATATAAATGATAAAGGAATAAAAGAATATAGAATAAAATCTTTAATTGAGAAATTAACAGATGTTATACATGAATTTGCATTTGGTTATCATGAAGGTACAGAAACTCCTAATACAGAGATTTTATCTAAACTTTCAGAAGCTGCAAAATCAATTTACAAAATTGATTCTTTTCAAAAAATAAAAGATTTATGTGATATAAATAGTAGTATTGATGATGATGTAAATGATAAGTATTTAAGACGGGGTGAGTTTGGGGAATTAATATTGCATCTACTATTGAGAGATTTTCATAAAACAACCCCATTACTTTCTAAAATTTATTTTAAAGATTCGTTTGGTCATACTGTGCACGGTTTTGATGCTGTACATATTCAAGAAGAAACAAAAACTCTTTGGTTAGGGGAATCAAAATTATATTTAGATGGTAAAAGAGGAATAAAAGCTTTAATTAAAGATATCGATGAGCATTTTAAAAGTGATTACTTGAATTCAGAATTCCTTATTATTTCAAAGAAAATTAAACACTTTGATAATATACCTGAAAAAGATTATTGGATTGATTTAATGTCTAAATCAACAAAACTGATTGATCAATTGGACACAATTAATATACCTCTTTTATGTACCTTTAATTCTAATCTTTTTTCTGATTACGATGATGAAACATCAGCAGAGTTTATTGATGCTTATATCAATCAAATGAGAGAATTAAAAGAATATTTTGATAATAATCATAACCATCCACTCAAAACAAAATTAAATATAATTTTAATTCTTTTTCCAGTACAAAATAAAGTTGATTTGGTCAAAGGACTGCATAAAAAATTATCTCTGCTTCAAGCTTTATCTGAATAA
- a CDS encoding JAB domain-containing protein: MEVAEIKVSYSNNNLERIKVTNSQILYYLVLKQWDLDLIEFQEEVKIVLLNRANIVLGLYEMSKGGTSGTVVDIKIILGIALKCNASSIVIAHNHPSGSLEPSEPDKSITKKLKEACKLLDLNLLDHLIITRQGYYSFSDNLLL; this comes from the coding sequence ATGGAAGTAGCAGAAATAAAAGTTTCCTATTCAAATAATAATCTTGAAAGGATAAAAGTAACAAATAGCCAAATTTTGTATTATCTGGTTTTGAAGCAGTGGGATTTAGACCTAATAGAATTTCAAGAAGAAGTAAAAATTGTACTTCTTAATAGAGCTAATATAGTCCTAGGACTATATGAAATGTCCAAGGGAGGTACGTCAGGAACTGTTGTAGATATTAAAATAATTCTTGGTATAGCGTTAAAATGTAATGCCTCGAGTATTGTAATAGCTCATAATCATCCAAGTGGGAGTTTGGAACCTAGTGAGCCTGATAAATCAATTACAAAAAAACTTAAAGAAGCTTGCAAATTATTAGACTTAAACCTCCTAGACCATTTAATTATTACCAGACAAGGGTATTATAGCTTTAGTGATAATCTACTATTATAA
- a CDS encoding helix-turn-helix domain-containing protein: MEKSDLLKNVGKRIQTLRLSKGLSQVDLVGQIEGDIDTTNISRIESGRTNPTIYTLYRISQALEVPLEELVKFEPPTV; the protein is encoded by the coding sequence GTGGAAAAGTCAGATTTACTTAAAAATGTTGGTAAAAGAATTCAAACCTTAAGATTAAGCAAAGGTTTGTCTCAAGTTGACTTAGTAGGTCAAATTGAAGGAGATATTGACACTACCAATATTTCAAGAATTGAATCAGGGAGAACTAATCCTACCATTTATACTTTGTACAGAATAAGCCAAGCTTTAGAAGTACCATTAGAAGAGCTCGTTAAATTTGAACCTCCTACAGTATAA
- a CDS encoding DUF2846 domain-containing protein, translating to MKKIITLSILSLLLISCASTKQYKKFTATDQISQDKARIYLIRTGNFGGFIKFDVYQNTKDNLIGAVGPKSYLCFDSPIGENKIIVKAESEKIYTINAVAGKTYYLRLVPKMGVNKARVNFELLSNEEGIKEARKLKSPKMYYTE from the coding sequence ATGAAGAAAATAATTACTCTTTCAATCTTAAGCTTATTGCTTATTTCTTGTGCTTCAACAAAACAATATAAAAAATTTACAGCAACAGATCAAATATCACAAGACAAAGCAAGAATATACCTAATCCGAACTGGTAATTTTGGAGGTTTTATAAAGTTTGATGTATATCAAAACACCAAGGATAATCTAATTGGTGCAGTTGGTCCAAAAAGCTATTTATGCTTTGATTCTCCAATTGGAGAAAATAAAATTATAGTAAAAGCTGAATCTGAAAAAATCTACACCATAAATGCTGTAGCTGGAAAAACTTATTATTTGAGATTAGTTCCCAAAATGGGAGTAAATAAAGCAAGAGTAAACTTTGAGTTATTAAGCAATGAAGAAGGTATAAAGGAAGCTAGAAAATTAAAGTCTCCAAAAATGTATTACACTGAATAA
- a CDS encoding GIY-YIG nuclease family protein: MEEFVVYVLFSEKFNKNYTGYTSNLIERFKSHNCLDKKGHTLKFRPWKVIHVEFFNNKSDAMKREKYLKTGVGRESIQNIIRNL, translated from the coding sequence ATGGAAGAATTTGTCGTTTATGTTCTCTTTTCTGAAAAATTCAATAAAAATTACACGGGATATACTTCTAATTTAATTGAAAGATTCAAGTCGCATAACTGTCTAGACAAAAAAGGACACACTTTAAAATTCAGACCTTGGAAAGTCATTCATGTTGAATTTTTCAATAATAAATCTGACGCTATGAAAAGAGAGAAATATTTAAAAACCGGAGTAGGAAGAGAATCTATTCAAAATATTATCCGAAACTTATAA
- a CDS encoding peptidase domain-containing ABC transporter, translating to MIFTPQKDQMDCGPACLTMVAGIYKKKYPLQYLRDNSFITREGVSLLGIGEAATKIGFETLTAKLSIEKLDEMPLPCILHWNQNHFVVLEKIKTNRFTGKKSYKIADPGHGLIVLNEEKFAKPWLSDEDSGIALLLEPTEEFYKLDPPKEEKLDIKYILNYLKPYKKQVIWLFVMLFLGSALTLVFPFLTQSLIDNGVSKKNLNLISLILLAQLGLFFGSITIEIIRNWLMLYIGTKISINIISDFLKKLLQLPIKFFDTKMTGDFNQRIQDNERIENFLTSQSLVTFFSMITFLVFFGVLWYYDAVILTVYLVLTIISISWSFYWLKKRKILDYFHFQQRSQNQESILEIINGVTEMKLNQFEDFKRKEWEEIQRKLFKINIRILKLNQFQLSGFEFLNQFKNILVTFLAASFVIKGQMTLGQLLSVSYIVGQMNSPINQLVSFFRSFQDARLSLERLNEVQNHPKEEGDDNLLKINNNNPVRSGIRGINLSFQYEGPKSPYVLKDIDFVIPEGQITAIVGASGSGKTTLLKLLLKFYEPTKGGLSFNSENVRDISAKSLRENSGVVMQDGFIFSDTIERNIATGEENIDKEKMKKAVEIANIENFIEGLPLGYNTKIGASGNGISGGQKQRILIARAIYKNPQYIFFDEATSALDAENEKIIHDNLQEFFKGKTVIIIAHRLSTVKNADNIIVLKNGEIVEQGNHSKLVYNKAAYFNLVKNQLELGN from the coding sequence ATGATTTTTACTCCTCAAAAAGATCAAATGGATTGCGGTCCTGCCTGCTTGACCATGGTGGCAGGTATTTACAAAAAAAAATACCCTTTACAGTATTTAAGGGATAACTCTTTTATTACCCGTGAAGGAGTTTCTTTGTTGGGAATTGGAGAGGCTGCAACCAAAATAGGGTTTGAAACTCTTACAGCCAAATTGTCTATTGAGAAACTCGATGAAATGCCTTTGCCTTGCATTCTTCATTGGAATCAAAATCATTTTGTGGTTTTGGAAAAAATAAAAACCAATAGATTTACAGGAAAAAAATCTTACAAAATTGCTGATCCAGGTCATGGTCTTATAGTATTAAATGAAGAAAAATTTGCAAAACCCTGGCTATCTGATGAAGATAGTGGTATTGCTTTGCTTCTTGAACCAACAGAGGAATTCTATAAATTAGATCCCCCAAAAGAAGAAAAATTAGATATTAAATATATTTTAAATTACTTAAAACCATACAAAAAGCAAGTAATCTGGCTTTTCGTAATGCTGTTTTTAGGTAGTGCCTTAACTTTAGTTTTTCCTTTTCTAACTCAAAGTCTTATTGATAATGGTGTAAGCAAGAAAAACTTAAATCTGATATCACTTATTTTATTAGCTCAACTTGGTTTATTTTTTGGATCCATAACGATCGAAATAATTCGTAATTGGTTAATGCTTTATATAGGAACAAAAATAAGTATTAACATTATATCTGATTTTTTAAAGAAATTATTGCAATTACCAATAAAGTTTTTTGATACTAAAATGACCGGCGACTTTAATCAGCGCATACAGGATAATGAACGTATTGAGAATTTTTTGACCTCTCAAAGTTTAGTTACTTTTTTTTCAATGATCACATTTTTAGTGTTTTTTGGAGTTTTATGGTATTATGACGCTGTAATTTTAACGGTTTATTTAGTGCTAACAATAATTTCTATTAGCTGGTCATTCTATTGGCTCAAAAAGAGAAAAATTCTGGATTATTTTCATTTTCAGCAACGAAGTCAAAATCAGGAATCTATTTTGGAAATCATCAATGGAGTAACTGAAATGAAATTAAATCAGTTTGAAGATTTCAAACGAAAAGAATGGGAAGAAATTCAAAGGAAATTATTTAAAATAAATATCAGAATTTTAAAATTAAACCAATTTCAGTTGTCAGGCTTTGAGTTTTTAAATCAATTTAAAAATATTTTGGTCACTTTTTTAGCTGCGTCTTTTGTTATAAAAGGGCAAATGACTTTAGGACAACTTTTAAGTGTATCTTACATTGTTGGGCAAATGAATAGCCCAATAAATCAACTCGTTAGTTTTTTTCGATCTTTTCAGGATGCACGTTTAAGTTTAGAAAGATTAAATGAAGTACAAAATCATCCTAAAGAGGAGGGAGATGATAATTTACTAAAAATAAATAATAATAATCCAGTTAGATCCGGAATTAGAGGAATAAATTTAAGTTTTCAGTACGAGGGGCCTAAATCCCCATATGTACTAAAAGATATTGATTTTGTCATTCCTGAAGGTCAAATTACAGCTATTGTCGGCGCAAGCGGAAGTGGAAAAACTACTTTATTAAAATTATTATTGAAATTTTACGAACCAACAAAAGGAGGATTATCATTTAATTCAGAAAATGTTAGGGATATTTCTGCTAAAAGCTTGCGCGAAAATAGTGGTGTTGTCATGCAGGATGGATTTATTTTTTCAGATACTATTGAAAGAAATATTGCAACGGGTGAAGAAAATATTGATAAAGAAAAAATGAAAAAGGCAGTTGAAATTGCTAATATTGAAAATTTTATTGAAGGATTGCCGCTTGGATATAATACTAAAATAGGTGCTTCGGGAAATGGAATTTCCGGTGGTCAAAAACAGCGTATTTTAATTGCTCGGGCAATTTATAAAAATCCTCAATATATTTTCTTTGATGAGGCAACATCTGCACTTGATGCGGAAAATGAAAAAATTATACATGATAATTTGCAAGAATTTTTTAAAGGAAAAACGGTCATTATTATTGCACATCGTTTAAGTACCGTAAAGAATGCCGATAATATTATAGTATTAAAAAATGGTGAAATCGTAGAGCAGGGAAATCATTCGAAATTGGTTTATAATAAGGCTGCTTACTTTAATTTAGTTAAGAATCAATTGGAATTAGGGAATTAA
- a CDS encoding radical SAM/SPASM domain-containing protein, with product MKYKLSYYTIITDPIPNTDICVIYGTKTSKAYNLDKKIIDLLKEEAFDKIPLDIVNNLIIAEIIVPKNLNELSEFCEKAKLDSTAEDGYLHVTVMSSANCQLGCSYCGQVHSKKKLEDDTVDLIEKRLTHLFSKKTFSEFRISWFGGEPLMALNKMRVVNNFAKKIAASNNAIYRSHIVTNGLSLKSNVYEELANDFNCTSMEITLDGVKEFHDTRRDTKTKEDTFDLIFNNILAITSLKDYPINGCFIKIRCNVDDTNKDGVIPLIELLAENNLQNKVVFYTAPVYSWGNDAHLTNNKEEYAVNEIDYLLKLHEVGFEIQSIPQTRDIVCSAVTPNYELIDPNGKIFNCTEIPLVPMYGKEYEIGDLKNSFSEIKEYDDRPYTKWYDEIQDKDNGYWCTTCKILPLCGGRCPKSWKDGVPPCPSMKLNIEDRLMLANFLIQEDNNTLETV from the coding sequence ATGAAATATAAATTATCCTATTATACTATTATTACAGATCCTATTCCTAATACAGATATCTGTGTTATTTATGGAACGAAAACTTCAAAAGCTTACAATCTCGACAAAAAAATTATTGACCTTTTAAAAGAAGAGGCCTTTGATAAAATTCCTTTAGATATAGTTAATAATTTAATTATCGCTGAAATTATTGTACCTAAAAATTTAAACGAATTAAGCGAGTTTTGTGAGAAGGCAAAATTAGATTCTACAGCAGAAGATGGTTATTTACATGTTACCGTAATGAGCTCTGCAAATTGCCAATTAGGTTGCTCTTATTGTGGGCAAGTTCATTCTAAGAAAAAATTAGAAGATGATACTGTCGATTTAATAGAAAAGAGATTAACTCATTTATTTAGTAAAAAAACTTTTTCGGAATTTCGTATAAGCTGGTTTGGAGGTGAACCACTTATGGCGCTAAATAAAATGAGAGTCGTAAATAATTTTGCCAAAAAGATTGCAGCAAGTAACAATGCGATTTACAGATCTCATATAGTTACAAACGGACTCTCGCTTAAAAGTAATGTTTATGAAGAATTAGCAAATGATTTTAATTGTACTTCTATGGAAATTACTCTCGATGGTGTAAAAGAGTTTCATGATACCAGAAGAGATACAAAAACAAAAGAAGATACATTTGATTTAATATTTAATAATATTCTGGCAATTACAAGTTTAAAAGATTATCCAATTAATGGATGTTTTATTAAAATACGATGCAACGTAGATGACACCAACAAAGATGGTGTAATTCCGTTAATAGAATTACTGGCAGAAAATAATTTGCAAAACAAAGTTGTTTTCTACACAGCTCCTGTTTACAGCTGGGGGAATGATGCACATTTAACTAATAACAAAGAAGAATATGCAGTTAATGAAATCGATTATTTATTAAAACTTCACGAGGTAGGATTCGAAATTCAATCTATACCACAAACAAGAGATATTGTATGCTCTGCAGTTACTCCAAATTATGAATTAATAGATCCTAATGGAAAGATTTTTAATTGTACCGAAATTCCTCTTGTACCAATGTATGGCAAAGAATACGAAATAGGTGATTTAAAAAATAGTTTTTCTGAGATTAAAGAATACGATGACAGACCTTATACTAAATGGTACGATGAAATTCAGGATAAGGATAATGGTTATTGGTGTACCACTTGTAAAATTTTGCCATTGTGCGGAGGGAGATGTCCTAAGTCGTGGAAAGATGGAGTGCCTCCATGTCCTAGTATGAAATTAAATATTGAAGACAGGCTAATGCTTGCCAATTTTTTAATTCAGGAAGATAATAATACTTTAGAAACAGTATAA